In the Malus domestica chromosome 16, GDT2T_hap1 genome, one interval contains:
- the LOC103416778 gene encoding protein pleiotropic regulatory locus 1, protein MKNIMPGPTLEMEPVEPQSLKKLSLKSLKRSLDLFSRAQGELPPPDPESKTIRTSHKISMEYVGIQPMASQKPPRRAESGALGSGSEGPSNALALTDSKEMQTGGAQNDLVVSPSAPRALNTVGNSDRDTVAVSAPGSSHRFSTSAMMERISSRWPCPDWHAPWKIYRVISGHLGWVRSIAFDPSNRWFCTGSADRTIKIWDVATGTLQLTVTGHIEQIRGLAVSSRHTYMFSAGDDKLVKCWDLEQNKVIHSYHGHLSGVYCLALHPTLDVLLTGGRDSVCRVWDIRSKTQVHALSGHDNTVCSVFTRPTDPQVVTGSHDTTIKFWDLRYVKTMSTLTHHKKSVRAMAQHPREHCFASASADNIKKFNLPRGEFLHNMLSQQKTIINAMAVNEDGVLATGGDNGSMWFWDWKSGHNFQQSQTIVQPGSLDSEAGIYALSYDVTGTRLVSCEADKTIKMWRQDENATPETHPLNFRPPKDIRRF, encoded by the exons ATGAAGAACATCATGCCGGGGCCCACATTGGAGATGGAACCAGTGGAGCCACAGTCGCTGAAGAAGCTCAGTCTCAAATCCCTCAAACGATCTCTCGATCTCTTCTCCCGGGCCCAAGGCGAGCTCCCCCCTCCCGACCCCGAGAG tAAAACAATTCGCACAAGCCATAAG ATAAGCATGGAGTATGTAGGAATTCAACCCATGGCTAGCCAAAAACCGCCTCGCCGGGCTGAGTCTGGTGCGCTGGGAAGTGGTTCTGAAGGGCCTTCCAATGCCCTTGCCCTCACAG ATTCTAAGGAAATGCAGACTGGAGGAGCTCAAAACGATTTGGTTGTCAGTCCATCTGCACCAAGGGCACT gAATACTGTTGGTAATTCGGACAGAGACACTGTAGCTGTTTCTGCTCCAGGGTCATCTCACAG GTTTTCAACATCGGCCATGATGGAAAGAATTTCCAGCAGATGGCCATGTCCCGATTGGCATGCTCCTTGGAAGATTTACAGA GTTATTAGCGGTCACTTGGGATGGGTACGATCTATTGCCTTTGACCCAAGTAATAGGTGGTTCTGCACTGGTTCAGCAGACCGCACTATCAAG ATTTGGGATGTTGCAACTGGAACTCTACAACTGACAGTGACAGGACACATTGAGCAAATACGAG GCCTTGCAGTTAGCAGCAGGCATACCTATATGTTCTCTGCTGGAGATGACAAACTAGTTAAATGCTGGGATCTTGAACAGAATAAG GTTATCCATTCATATCATGGTCATTTAAGTGGCGTTTACTGCTTGGCTCTTCATCCGACTCTTGATGTTTTACTTACCGGGGGACGTGATTCTGTATGCCGG GTTTGGGATATCCGAAGCAAGACGCAAGTTCATGCATTGTCGGGGCATGACAACACAGTTTGCTCCGTTTTTACTCGACCAACA GATCCACAAGTTGTCACTGGATCTCACGACACAACAATCAAGTTTTGGGACCTTAGATatg TAAAAACAATGTCAACTCTGACACACCATAAAAAGTCTGTGCGTGCAATGGCCCAGCATCCTAGAGA GCATTGTTTCGCATCTGCATCAGCTGATAACATTAAGAAGTTCAACCTCCCAAGAGGCGAATTTTTACACAACATGCT GTCTCAGCAGAAAACCATAATCAATGCAATGGCTGTCAACGAAGATGGGGTTTTGGCCACAGGAG GCGATAATGGGAGCATGTGGTTTTGGGATTGGAAGAGCGGCCACAATTTTCAGCAATCCCAAACAATTGTACAACCCG GCTCGTTGGATAGTGAAGCTGGTATATATGCGCTTTCATACGATGTCACCGGTACGAGGCTGGTCAGTTGTGAAGCCGATAAGACGATCAAGATGTGGAGGCAAGATGAAAATGCCACTCCGGAAACTCACCCTCTCAACTTTAGGCCCCCTAAGGATATTCGACGGTTCTAG
- the LOC103403745 gene encoding ubiquitin-like-specific protease ESD4: protein MGALTSNRKRGDECLSFSCAHPSLNLPNFQSSKRPRLSHMNRSPIRLIISSKSPGSRLSRYPDIKPPLPRVHAPCRTQKFGSFRDSSSKSRGVPGERSCDVMGNILSYHLDKAKNDAFGAFRYSSKDKEVIESDKEVEDDRVSEDSSIEEVVAIEEDDREGPSVVDYGPDLDTKMVDCGTQVTHPSAASVVPDLPTTTNAPFKVDSAGKMLDSLSLNHEAGVPSKAAYKLLIESVERRTPKLKHLDSQIDFHWKKRSMLESLRPQKKPEEVVPIEPFVPLRKEEVAQIEQAFSSSNRKRVLVTHENSNIEITGELLQCLRPRAWLNDEVINVYFELLKEREKREPQKFLKCHFFNTFFYKKLISGKGGYDYKSVRRWTTQRKLGYSLIDCDKIFVPIHKEIHWCLAVINKVDQKLQYLDSLKGRDTQVMRILAKYYVDEVKDKSGKDIDLSAWELEYVDNLPEQENGYDCGVFMVKYADFYSRDVGLCFKQKHMPYFRLRTAKEILKLRAD, encoded by the exons ATGGGAGCGCTAACCAGCAATCGTAAGCGAGGGGACGAGTGTTTGAGCTTCAGTTGTGCGCACCCATCTCTGAATTTGCCGAATTTTCAAAGCTCGAAGCGACCCAGATTGTCTCATATGAATCGGAGCCCGATCCGGCTCATTATCTCGTCTAAAAGCCCCGGTTCAAGGCTCTCTCGGTACCCGGATATAAAGCCGCCATTGCCTAGAGTTCACGCCCCTTGCAGAACACAAAAATTCGGGTCCTTTCGCGATTCGAGTTCGAAATCAAGAGGGGTTCCTGGGGAGCGGTCGTGTGACGTAATGGGCAATATACTGAGTTACCATTTGGACAAGGCAAAGAACGATGCCTTTGGTGCATTTCGGTATTCAAGCAAGGACAAGGAGGTGATTGAATCGGATAAGGAGGTTGAAGATGACCGGGTTTCCGAGGATTCGAGCATAGAAGAAGTTGTGGCTATAGAGGAAGACGACAGGGAGGGGCCTTCTGTGGTGGATTATGGGCCGGATTTGGATACGAAGATGGTGGATTGTGGAACTCAGGTTACTCATCCATCGGCTGCTTCAGTGGTTCCAGACTTGCCCACAACTACGAACGCCCCTTTCAAAGTGGATAGTGCAGGGAAGATGTTGGACTCACTGTCGCTGAATCACGAGGCAGGTGTGCCAAGTAAGGCAGCATACAAGCTGTTGATTGAGAGTGTAGAGAGGCGGACGCCGAAATTGAAACATTTGGATTCCCAGATTGACTTCCATTGGAAGAAACGGTCTATGCTTGAATCGCTGCGTCCACAAAAGAAACCAGAGGAG GTTGTGCCTATTGAACCATTTGTCCCTCTTAGAAAGGAGGAAGTGGCCCAGATTGAGCAAGCATTTTCTTCCTCCAACCG GAAGAGGGTCTTGGTAACTCATGAGAACTCAAACATAGAGATAACAGGTGAACTTCTGCAGTGCCTTAGACCACGTGCATGGTTGAATGATGAG GTCATAAACGTCTACTTTGAATTGCTTaaagagagggagaagagagaaccgCAAAAGTTCTTAAAATGTcatttcttcaacacatttttcTACAAAAAG TTGATAAGTGGTAAAGGTGGCTATGATTATAAATCTGTCAGAAGGTGGACTACCCAAAGAAAGCTGGGATACAGCCTCATTGATTGCGACAAA ATATTTGTTCCCATCCACAAAGAAATACATTGGTGCTTGGCAGTTATTAACAAGGTGGATCAGAAGTTACAGTATCTTGATTCACTCAAAGGAAGGGATACCCAAGTGATGAGAATATTG GCTAAATACTACGTTGATGAAGTGAAGGACAAGAGTGGAAAGGATATCGATTTGAGTGCTTGGGAATTAGAATATGTTGACAACCTTCCTGAGCAGGAGAATGG GTATGACTGCGGCGTTTTCATGGTTAAATATGCTGACTTTTATAGCAGGGATGTTGGGCTCTGTTTCAAACAG